One Salvelinus fontinalis isolate EN_2023a chromosome 27, ASM2944872v1, whole genome shotgun sequence genomic region harbors:
- the si:ch211-142k18.1 gene encoding uncharacterized protein si:ch211-142k18.1: protein MGRWWCWLLASHSTLILLSNSRVAMGRWWCWLLATHSNLILLSNSRVAMGRWWCWLLVTLLWVSTITNPCLGQSGDSGDWGSGFDVSMTTLCTNKNTSSSQEPGDYPAGSETETRGSWVKILPPKPVFHYKPEPDECSVHFSTSQVSARRLKAQREELAYLKAIQHGNQAVVENLVQYIGAELGEEQRYEDVIEENIAGIREEHQSCNGVVQKVMEDLEGQLEGDVLEALTEILKIKEESLAFEGLFQAAADIAMRLDALSQTLHASFTKQLKDSLKTLHR, encoded by the exons ATGGGGCGTTGGTGGTGCTGGCTACTGGCCAGTCACTccactctcatcctcctctctaactccaggGTTGCCATGGGGCGTTGGTGGTGCTGGCTACTGGCCACTCACTCcaatctcatcctcctctctaactccaggGTTGCCATGGGGCGTTGGTGGTGCTGGCTACTGGTAACCTTGCTATGGGTTTCCACGATAACAAACCCATGCCTTGGCCAGAGTGGTGACAGTGGCGACTGGGGCTCGGGCTTCGATGTCTCCATGACGACCCTCTGCACCAACAAGAACACGTCCTCCTCCCAGGAGCCAGGAGATTACCCTGCGGGGTCAGAAACAGAGACAAGAGGATCCTGGGTAAAAATACTTCCACCTAAGCCAGTGTTCCACTACAAGCCAGAGCCAGATGAGTGCTCTGTCCACTTCAG CACCAGTCAGGTTTCCGCCAGGCGCCTCAAGGCCCAGAGAGAAGAGTTGGCCTACCTGAAGGCTATACAGCATGGGAACCAGGCGGTGGTGGAGAACCTAGTCCAGTACATAGGAGCAGAGCTGGGGGAGGAGCAGCGCTATGAGGACGTCATCGAGGAAAACATAGCGGGCATCAG GGAGGAGCACCAGAGCTGTAACGGTGTGGTCCAGAAGGTGATGGAGGATCTGGAGGGACAGCTGGAAGGAGATGTACTGGAGGCTCTGACTGAGATACTGAA AATCAAAGAGGAGTCCCTGGCGTTCGAGGGCCTCTTCCAGGCAGCAGCGGACATCGCCATGAGGCTGGATGCCTTGTCTCAGACCCTCCACGCCTCCTTCACCAAACAGCTCAAAGACTCTCTCAAAACTTTACATCGCTAA